In the Corynebacterium kroppenstedtii genome, one interval contains:
- a CDS encoding MurT ligase domain-containing protein, with translation MTENSDSTRSGVGERAINSLHAFRRRADQVLRSGADQVSDSLEARITSVTSDTPVTQLNTQGRAALALADAATWASKKTGRGSGGMIGGMIAAAIDPMIMGRINANRPVALVTGTNGKSTTTRMLTAAARTTFTTATNEGGDNMDAGVVSALRAGGDYDVATLEVDEMHVPAIADKLDPQVLVLLNLSRDQLDRVGEINSIERALRGAVNKHPDMTIVANCDDVMVTSAAWDSPNVVWVSAGLGWQGESTSCPRTGGAIIRREMSNSSGPKASDSPSSQPTNHVDWYAAKPLPDGSEFRRPSPDYSMTPDGLRVDSASAAEATRLPVGTILPLTLSLPGDANRGNAAQAVVAALTLGVDVKKGLSATENVESVAGRYSTVAYAGRDVHLLLAKNPAGWQEALSMVDRSADGLVIATNGQVADGVDLSWLWDVRFENLDELAVVAAGERGADLAVRLGYAGVRHQLVKDALKAITTCPPGRVEVLANYTAFRDLKRALDRAVVREPKQNTARKEDTDAR, from the coding sequence ATGACCGAAAACTCGGATTCCACTCGTTCTGGCGTAGGGGAACGCGCAATAAACTCTTTGCATGCGTTCCGTCGGCGCGCTGACCAGGTCCTCCGCTCCGGCGCGGATCAGGTCAGTGATTCCTTGGAAGCTCGGATCACCAGCGTGACCAGCGATACTCCGGTGACACAGTTAAACACTCAAGGCCGGGCTGCTCTCGCCCTTGCCGACGCAGCTACGTGGGCCTCAAAGAAAACAGGCCGCGGCTCTGGCGGGATGATCGGCGGAATGATCGCCGCAGCAATTGATCCGATGATCATGGGCCGGATCAACGCGAATCGCCCCGTGGCGCTGGTGACAGGAACGAACGGTAAGTCCACGACAACGCGGATGCTCACTGCTGCTGCACGCACCACTTTCACCACCGCGACCAATGAGGGCGGGGACAACATGGACGCGGGGGTCGTCTCAGCATTGCGGGCGGGTGGCGATTATGACGTCGCCACATTGGAAGTCGATGAAATGCATGTGCCGGCCATTGCCGACAAACTGGATCCTCAGGTGCTGGTCCTTCTCAATTTGAGCCGTGACCAGCTCGACCGTGTAGGAGAAATCAACAGTATTGAGCGGGCGCTTCGCGGGGCAGTTAACAAGCACCCTGACATGACTATTGTGGCCAACTGCGACGATGTCATGGTGACATCGGCCGCGTGGGATAGTCCGAACGTGGTGTGGGTGTCTGCTGGCTTGGGTTGGCAAGGGGAATCGACATCGTGCCCGCGTACTGGTGGTGCGATTATCCGCCGCGAGATGTCGAATTCCTCAGGCCCGAAAGCGTCGGACTCGCCGTCGTCTCAGCCCACCAACCATGTTGATTGGTACGCGGCGAAGCCCCTTCCCGATGGCTCCGAGTTCCGACGCCCCTCACCGGATTATTCGATGACGCCCGACGGGCTCCGCGTCGATTCTGCGTCCGCAGCAGAGGCGACGCGCTTACCGGTGGGAACCATTCTGCCCTTAACGCTGTCGCTGCCTGGGGACGCGAACCGTGGCAACGCGGCCCAAGCTGTGGTGGCAGCGTTGACCTTAGGCGTCGATGTGAAGAAAGGGCTATCAGCGACAGAAAACGTGGAGTCAGTGGCTGGCCGCTATTCCACGGTGGCGTACGCCGGGCGCGACGTTCATCTGTTGCTCGCTAAGAATCCCGCTGGCTGGCAAGAGGCGCTGAGCATGGTGGATCGGTCGGCAGATGGCCTGGTCATCGCAACAAACGGGCAGGTCGCCGACGGAGTTGATCTGTCATGGCTATGGGACGTTCGTTTTGAAAATCTCGATGAGTTAGCGGTGGTAGCTGCCGGTGAGCGTGGCGCCGACCTAGCCGTCCGGCTGGGATACGCTGGAGTCCGCCATCAACTGGTGAAGGATGCACTAAAGGCAATCACAACGTGCCCGCCTGGCCGGGTGGAAGTGCTGGCGAACTACACGGCTTTCCGTGACCTCAAGCGCGCCCTTGACCGCGCCGTTGTCAGGGAACCAAAGCAGAACACTGCACGCAAGGAGGACACCGATGCCCGCTAA
- the leuA gene encoding 2-isopropylmalate synthase: MSPVDEFISAPAHISTPDGDIPADQPSWNKQRPSRMPAGRYQPYFTEVEHITLPDRTWPDKTIDHAPVWCAVDLRDGNQALIDPMSPERKRRMFELLVTMGYKEIEVGFPSASQTDFNFVREIIEQDMIPDDVTIQVLVQAREHLIRRTFEACEGAKNVIVHFYNSTSILQRDVVFRKDKEGIKKLATDAAKLIKSITADYPGTNWRWEYSPESYTGTEVAYAKEVCDAVVEIMDPTPDNPIIINLPSTVEMTTPNVYADSIEWMDRNLNRRDSIIISLHPHNDRGTGVATAELGFMAGADRIEGCLFGNGERTGNVCLVTLGLNMLTQGVDPQIDFSDIDKIRRTVEYCNQLRVPERHPYGGDLVFTAFSGSHQDAINKGLDAMVDKAEKSNATEDTADTERDRQRIVHRVPWEVPYLPIDPKDVGRTYEAVIRVNSQSGKGGVSYIMKTDHGITMPRAMQVEFSGVVQAVTDAEGGEVNSKNMWDIFAGEYLDRDDPIDAISITVDGGQNENEGAEVSAHLIINGEEQTITGHGNGPVAAYTNALESVGINVEVQDYSQHSRTSGDDAEAAAYILADVDGTKVWGVGIASSITYASLKAVTSAANRARAAA, from the coding sequence ATGTCCCCCGTTGACGAATTCATTTCCGCCCCTGCCCATATTTCTACTCCCGACGGTGACATTCCTGCCGATCAACCGTCGTGGAATAAACAGCGCCCGTCACGGATGCCCGCCGGACGATACCAGCCCTACTTCACCGAGGTAGAACACATCACGCTGCCCGACCGCACATGGCCGGATAAAACCATTGATCACGCACCCGTCTGGTGTGCCGTCGATCTGCGTGACGGTAACCAAGCTCTGATTGACCCCATGAGCCCCGAACGGAAACGTCGGATGTTCGAGTTGCTGGTCACTATGGGCTACAAGGAAATTGAGGTGGGGTTCCCCTCAGCATCTCAAACGGATTTTAACTTTGTTCGTGAAATAATCGAACAAGACATGATCCCCGACGACGTCACCATCCAGGTCTTGGTTCAGGCTCGCGAACACCTGATTCGCCGCACGTTCGAAGCGTGTGAAGGCGCAAAAAACGTCATCGTTCACTTCTATAACTCCACCTCTATTCTGCAAAGAGATGTTGTTTTTCGTAAGGACAAAGAAGGAATTAAAAAATTAGCGACGGATGCCGCGAAATTAATTAAGTCCATCACCGCTGACTATCCGGGGACCAACTGGCGCTGGGAGTATTCCCCCGAGTCCTACACCGGCACTGAGGTGGCCTATGCCAAGGAAGTCTGCGACGCCGTCGTCGAGATCATGGATCCCACCCCGGATAACCCCATCATCATTAACCTGCCCTCGACGGTGGAGATGACGACGCCCAACGTGTACGCCGATTCCATCGAATGGATGGACCGCAACCTGAACCGTCGTGATTCCATCATCATCTCCCTCCACCCCCACAATGACCGCGGAACTGGCGTTGCCACGGCCGAATTAGGATTCATGGCAGGTGCGGACCGCATCGAGGGTTGCCTGTTCGGCAATGGTGAGCGCACAGGAAACGTATGCCTGGTCACGCTGGGGCTGAACATGCTGACGCAGGGCGTTGATCCACAAATCGATTTCTCCGACATCGATAAGATCCGGCGCACCGTCGAATATTGCAACCAACTGCGAGTGCCTGAGCGCCACCCGTACGGCGGTGACCTGGTGTTTACCGCGTTCTCTGGGTCGCACCAAGATGCTATTAATAAGGGCCTCGACGCGATGGTGGATAAGGCCGAGAAGTCGAATGCCACCGAGGACACTGCGGACACCGAACGCGACCGACAGCGCATCGTCCACCGGGTGCCGTGGGAAGTGCCCTACCTGCCCATCGACCCGAAGGACGTCGGCCGCACCTACGAAGCCGTCATTCGCGTGAACTCCCAATCTGGCAAGGGCGGAGTGTCCTACATTATGAAGACCGACCACGGGATCACCATGCCGCGCGCTATGCAGGTTGAATTCTCCGGCGTGGTCCAAGCCGTCACTGACGCTGAGGGTGGCGAGGTCAACTCGAAGAACATGTGGGACATCTTTGCCGGCGAATACCTGGACCGAGATGACCCCATCGATGCCATCAGCATCACTGTCGACGGTGGCCAGAACGAGAACGAAGGCGCAGAAGTGTCCGCACACCTCATCATCAACGGCGAGGAACAAACAATTACCGGACACGGCAACGGGCCGGTGGCCGCATACACGAACGCGCTGGAAAGCGTCGGCATTAATGTTGAGGTGCAAGATTATTCGCAGCACTCCCGAACATCCGGCGACGACGCAGAAGCAGCCGCCTACATCCTGGCCGATGTCGACGGGACCAAGGTGTGGGGTGTGGGCATTGCAAGCTCCATCACCTACGCGTCGCTGAAGGCCGTGACCAGCGCGGCCAACAGGGCCCGGGCTGCGGCGTAA
- a CDS encoding SAM-dependent methyltransferase codes for MTVADIIASITKGPLPFTIEAYDGSSIGSGDITVRLENEDALAYIATAPGDLGLARAYVTGTLTVEGNGSHPAHPYVLFDDLQKAYSTVSISKNPRMIATLIRELRNHHAFRRLPIPHQEVIPGWHKALRGAMEGLAKSTRRHSKARDAQAISHHYDVSNDFYEHFLGPSMTYTCACYPNENATLEEAQENKYRLVFDKLRLKEGDRLLDVGCGWGGMVRYAAKHGVHALGVTLSRAQADWANEEIKRQGLEDFAEVRYQDYRDVSESDFDAISAIGILEHIGPKNYRSFFSFLYDKLRPEGMMLNHCITRPHNRPTRTGQFIGRYIFPDGELTGAGTIISRMQDVGFDVIHEEDLRPHYARTLRDWCLNLQKNWDEATTLVEPSTARLFGLYMAGSEWGFDHNIIQLHQVLGQKLPDDGTWNLPLRPWWKA; via the coding sequence ATGACTGTCGCAGATATCATCGCATCTATTACAAAGGGGCCACTGCCATTCACGATAGAGGCTTATGACGGAAGCTCCATCGGGTCAGGCGATATTACTGTCCGTTTAGAGAACGAAGATGCTCTGGCCTATATCGCGACGGCACCGGGCGATTTAGGGCTGGCCCGCGCGTACGTGACGGGCACGTTGACTGTTGAGGGCAACGGATCTCACCCTGCCCATCCATATGTCCTTTTCGACGATTTACAAAAGGCGTACTCGACCGTTTCTATCTCTAAGAATCCTCGAATGATTGCCACGCTGATTCGTGAGCTACGCAATCATCATGCTTTCCGACGCCTTCCCATTCCCCACCAGGAAGTTATCCCTGGGTGGCACAAGGCTCTTCGGGGTGCGATGGAGGGGCTCGCGAAGTCGACTCGTCGGCACTCTAAGGCTCGCGATGCACAAGCGATTAGCCATCATTATGACGTCTCTAATGATTTTTACGAGCATTTCTTAGGGCCCTCCATGACGTACACCTGTGCGTGTTACCCCAATGAGAATGCAACATTGGAAGAGGCCCAGGAAAACAAATACCGGTTGGTGTTTGACAAGTTGCGGCTGAAAGAAGGGGATCGTCTTCTTGATGTCGGTTGTGGTTGGGGCGGAATGGTCCGCTACGCGGCCAAGCATGGTGTTCATGCGTTGGGTGTGACCTTGTCGCGGGCGCAAGCTGACTGGGCAAATGAAGAGATTAAGCGCCAAGGCCTGGAGGACTTTGCGGAGGTTCGTTACCAGGACTATCGCGATGTTTCAGAGAGTGATTTTGACGCTATTTCCGCCATCGGGATCCTGGAGCACATTGGGCCGAAGAATTATCGATCGTTCTTCAGCTTCCTTTATGACAAATTACGGCCTGAAGGAATGATGCTTAACCACTGCATCACCCGTCCACACAACCGCCCAACCCGGACGGGACAGTTCATTGGACGCTACATTTTCCCTGATGGTGAACTCACCGGCGCGGGCACCATTATTTCCCGCATGCAGGACGTCGGGTTTGATGTTATTCATGAGGAAGATTTGAGGCCTCATTATGCCCGCACGCTGCGTGATTGGTGCCTGAATCTTCAAAAGAATTGGGATGAAGCCACCACTTTGGTAGAGCCTTCCACGGCACGTTTGTTCGGTCTGTATATGGCCGGCTCCGAGTGGGGATTCGACCACAATATTATTCAGCTCCATCAAGTGTTGGGCCAGAAGCTCCCCGACGACGGTACATGGAATCTTCCGCTCCGCCCCTGGTGGAAAGCGTAG
- a CDS encoding type 1 glutamine amidotransferase, which yields MPAKSHTVSSSSSSRSSSQFQIGLILPDVLGTYGDDGNALIVRQRLRLRGVAAEIIPIHLGDPVPDSLDLYTVGGGEDTAQILASEHLRADGGIIRAANKGTPILAICAGLQVFGQSFRASGSMVDGLGLLDATTSSLKVRMIGELRSEPLQAKHQDAPAAEVKDGRSSQNTTSARTDDFTRGLTDQLTGFANHMGATIVGPDARPLGRVLHGTGNCDAYGAAAVHLEGEDAEYQICAEGAVQGSIIATYMHGPALARNPQLADVLIARALGVEVEDLPPLGDDIDPSIHGGLDSLDMGSQHLELARELNNEVSQLRRERIDSTS from the coding sequence ATGCCCGCTAAATCCCACACTGTGTCTTCATCTTCAAGTTCACGGTCGTCGTCGCAGTTCCAGATCGGCCTAATTTTGCCCGATGTGTTGGGCACCTATGGCGACGACGGCAACGCGCTGATTGTGCGGCAGCGCCTGCGTCTCCGCGGGGTTGCGGCAGAGATCATTCCGATTCATCTCGGCGACCCCGTCCCCGACAGTTTGGATTTGTACACCGTCGGCGGCGGTGAAGATACCGCCCAGATTCTTGCTTCGGAGCATCTTCGCGCCGACGGCGGCATTATTCGGGCTGCGAACAAAGGCACCCCTATTCTGGCCATTTGCGCTGGCCTGCAGGTGTTTGGGCAATCCTTCCGCGCGTCCGGTTCCATGGTTGATGGCCTTGGCCTGTTGGATGCAACGACGTCGAGTCTAAAGGTCCGCATGATCGGCGAACTCCGGTCTGAACCGCTTCAAGCTAAGCATCAGGACGCTCCCGCTGCCGAGGTGAAGGATGGACGCTCATCGCAGAATACGACGTCGGCACGGACCGATGACTTCACGCGTGGGCTGACTGACCAGCTCACTGGTTTTGCAAACCACATGGGCGCGACGATCGTGGGCCCGGATGCCCGCCCGTTGGGGCGTGTGCTTCACGGCACCGGTAACTGTGATGCCTATGGTGCAGCAGCGGTCCATCTTGAAGGAGAGGACGCTGAGTATCAGATTTGTGCCGAGGGGGCTGTCCAAGGATCCATTATCGCGACATACATGCACGGCCCGGCGCTAGCCAGAAATCCCCAGCTTGCCGACGTGCTTATCGCTCGGGCGTTGGGTGTGGAGGTTGAAGATCTCCCACCGCTGGGCGATGACATCGATCCGTCGATTCATGGTGGCCTGGATAGCCTGGATATGGGGTCACAGCATCTCGAATTGGCTAGGGAATTAAACAATGAGGTGTCGCAGCTTCGGCGGGAGCGCATAGACTCTACGTCATGA
- a CDS encoding SDR family oxidoreductase: MNTSQQKSIFISGGASGIGREVALRFHAEGWIVGVYDIDATALEKLSHDYPDIIIGELDVTNYNQWEDALAHFTTHTGGRLDVLDNNAGIIGDHDIIDQSPEIIKKQCDINCTGVMHGARAAHPYLSRTPGAHLVNMGSAAALYGQPHIAPYSASKFFVTGFTQALDLEWRENKIRVVALQPLWAQTALADVDAASTKRLGVRITPEHVAEVVWKAVHPANFFERQRHFYSASGLDLTLRYLIRLVPSFVTRNVNKFVAG; this comes from the coding sequence ATGAATACTTCACAACAGAAAAGTATTTTTATCTCAGGTGGGGCATCGGGCATCGGTCGCGAAGTCGCACTCCGATTCCACGCGGAAGGCTGGATTGTCGGTGTGTACGATATCGACGCGACTGCCCTCGAAAAACTGTCCCACGATTATCCCGACATCATCATCGGTGAACTCGATGTCACCAACTACAACCAGTGGGAGGACGCGCTGGCACACTTCACTACACACACCGGTGGGCGGCTGGATGTGCTCGATAATAACGCCGGCATCATCGGTGATCACGACATCATCGACCAATCCCCCGAGATCATCAAAAAGCAGTGCGACATCAACTGCACCGGCGTCATGCATGGAGCACGGGCCGCACATCCGTACCTGTCACGCACACCCGGCGCGCACCTGGTGAACATGGGTTCCGCGGCAGCACTCTACGGCCAACCGCATATCGCGCCGTACTCTGCGTCCAAGTTCTTCGTCACTGGGTTCACTCAGGCGCTGGATCTTGAGTGGAGGGAAAACAAGATCCGCGTTGTTGCTCTTCAACCGCTATGGGCACAAACCGCTCTTGCCGACGTCGATGCCGCGTCGACGAAGCGACTCGGAGTGCGTATCACGCCGGAACACGTGGCCGAGGTTGTGTGGAAAGCTGTTCACCCCGCGAATTTCTTTGAGCGGCAGCGGCATTTTTACTCCGCGTCAGGCCTTGACCTCACGCTGCGCTATCTGATCCGCCTTGTTCCGTCATTCGTTACCCGAAACGTCAACAAGTTCGTCGCCGGGTAG
- a CDS encoding DMT family transporter, translating to MHNNALAILFALASALTIAWGTVVRHRIAEEVPNDDDGGAPILTVITKPLWWTGTFCALGGYGLQVIALAFGTLLVVQPILVLSLMFTLPLSARYDGRRVSLSEMTWAGLLTAAVAILVILGRPIPGGTHPSLMTWILAVTTGIVVLTAIDRFAYRQIRREQALLLGVVTGAVFGYVAVFSKAAIDVFVQDGIVGGLLAWQTYALIIGATIGTAVQQSSFNAGALKNSLPAMTITEPIVAFSLGYIVLGESFQVHGMGWIVMAIALLVMIVSTTVLSRKGVD from the coding sequence ATGCATAACAACGCCCTTGCTATCCTTTTCGCCCTTGCCTCCGCGCTGACGATCGCGTGGGGCACTGTCGTTCGTCACCGAATAGCAGAAGAAGTACCTAATGACGACGACGGCGGCGCGCCCATTTTAACCGTGATTACCAAACCTCTGTGGTGGACGGGCACGTTCTGTGCGCTGGGTGGATACGGCCTGCAAGTCATCGCGTTGGCCTTCGGAACACTGCTGGTAGTGCAGCCCATTCTCGTGTTATCGCTCATGTTTACGCTCCCGCTGTCCGCGCGGTATGACGGACGTCGGGTGTCTTTATCGGAAATGACATGGGCAGGCCTCCTGACGGCGGCGGTCGCCATTCTGGTGATCCTCGGCCGTCCCATCCCCGGGGGGACGCACCCCTCACTAATGACGTGGATTCTTGCCGTCACGACAGGAATCGTGGTGCTCACCGCTATCGACAGATTTGCCTACCGTCAGATTCGGCGTGAACAAGCATTACTTCTTGGAGTGGTCACGGGTGCTGTGTTCGGATACGTCGCTGTGTTTTCCAAAGCTGCGATTGACGTCTTTGTTCAAGACGGAATTGTCGGAGGGCTTCTTGCCTGGCAAACTTATGCCCTCATCATCGGAGCGACCATCGGAACAGCCGTCCAACAATCGTCGTTCAACGCAGGCGCGCTGAAGAATTCGTTGCCAGCGATGACCATCACAGAACCTATTGTCGCGTTTAGCTTGGGCTACATCGTGTTGGGCGAATCTTTCCAAGTCCACGGCATGGGATGGATAGTCATGGCCATCGCTCTGCTTGTGATGATTGTGTCCACCACAGTGCTATCCCGCAAAGGCGTCGATTAG
- a CDS encoding aspartate kinase — protein sequence MARADEERQNLVALIVQKYGGSSLENAERIRRVAERIVETKKKGHDVVVVCSAMGDTTDEFLDLAAQVNPVPPAREMDMLLTAGERISNALVAMAIESLGAHAQSFTGSQAGVLTTERHGNARIVDVTPGRVQEALDEGKICLVAGFQGVNRETKDVTTLGRGGSDTTAVALAAALNADECEIYSDVDGVYTADPRIVHNARKLDTISFEEMLELAAVGSKILVLRSVEYARAFNVPMRVRSSYSTDPGTLVTGSMEDIPVEEAVLTGVATDKSEAKITVLGIPDTPGEAARIFRAVSDAEINIDMVLQNVSSLADNKTDITFTCPRADASRAVEMLKKLCEVPRDENPTVPVSDTPADAAKASMQPGSGASESAATAQPRVLFDDHVGKVSLVGAGMKSHPGVTADFCEALRDAGVNIELISTSEIRISVLIRDSDLEKATRALHERFALGGDEEAVVYAGTGR from the coding sequence GTGGCCAGAGCGGATGAGGAAAGGCAGAACCTGGTGGCTCTAATCGTCCAGAAGTACGGTGGTTCGTCCCTTGAGAATGCTGAGCGTATTCGTCGAGTGGCGGAGCGCATCGTCGAAACGAAGAAAAAAGGACACGACGTTGTTGTTGTGTGCTCCGCAATGGGCGACACGACCGACGAGTTCCTTGACCTTGCAGCACAGGTTAATCCGGTGCCCCCCGCTCGTGAGATGGACATGCTGCTGACCGCGGGGGAGCGTATTTCTAATGCGTTGGTCGCAATGGCTATTGAGTCTCTGGGCGCGCACGCGCAGTCCTTCACGGGCTCGCAAGCTGGGGTATTAACGACGGAGCGCCACGGGAATGCCCGAATCGTAGATGTCACACCGGGCCGTGTGCAGGAAGCGTTGGATGAAGGCAAGATTTGTTTGGTCGCCGGCTTCCAGGGAGTCAATCGTGAGACCAAAGACGTCACGACGCTAGGCCGCGGCGGTTCGGATACCACCGCTGTTGCACTCGCAGCGGCATTGAATGCGGATGAATGTGAGATTTATTCCGATGTCGATGGTGTGTACACCGCGGACCCTCGAATCGTACATAATGCGCGGAAGCTCGACACCATTAGTTTTGAAGAAATGTTGGAGCTTGCGGCTGTCGGCTCCAAGATTCTTGTTTTGCGCAGTGTGGAATATGCGCGCGCGTTCAATGTTCCCATGCGTGTTCGGTCATCGTATAGCACAGATCCAGGCACATTAGTTACCGGCTCAATGGAGGATATTCCCGTGGAAGAAGCAGTACTTACCGGTGTGGCCACCGACAAATCAGAAGCGAAAATCACCGTTTTAGGTATTCCAGATACACCGGGGGAAGCGGCCCGTATTTTCCGCGCCGTCTCCGATGCAGAGATCAACATCGATATGGTGCTGCAGAATGTGTCTTCCCTTGCCGATAACAAAACAGACATCACGTTTACATGCCCGCGTGCCGACGCCTCACGCGCGGTTGAAATGCTGAAGAAGTTGTGCGAGGTGCCGCGGGACGAGAACCCGACGGTGCCGGTGTCCGATACGCCGGCCGACGCGGCGAAGGCCTCGATGCAGCCGGGTTCCGGGGCCTCCGAGTCCGCAGCGACGGCCCAGCCACGCGTTTTGTTTGATGATCACGTCGGCAAAGTGTCGCTGGTGGGCGCGGGAATGAAGTCGCATCCCGGTGTCACCGCTGATTTTTGTGAGGCACTCCGTGACGCCGGCGTGAACATCGAGCTCATTTCTACGTCGGAAATTCGTATTTCTGTCTTGATTCGTGATTCGGATCTGGAGAAAGCAACCCGCGCCTTGCATGAGCGTTTTGCTCTGGGCGGCGACGAAGAAGCCGTTGTCTATGCTGGAACAGGGCGCTAA
- a CDS encoding FAD-binding oxidoreductase, whose translation MTLRDHLRPSAIVDASTLGATARSAAEGLSRAAISGVSRVGSHIGVDPDIVPGPQGGLPPEELTAAHWGNGSRRVIDPIGWFEHQKGIDELQKSFDAIPSQAQVRLAKKTSNLFRSRTVTKAPGLNVEGLGRVIAVDTKAQTADVQGMCTYENLVDTLLPFGFAPYVVPELKTITLGGAITGMGVESSCFRNGLPHESVIEMDILTGTGDIVTCSPVENVDLFRAYPNSYGSLGYAVRIKIKIEKIKPFVELRHVRFHDLTSIAAAIDSIVSSHEYDGEPVDYVDGVVFSPTEGYLVLGRQSSDVPPRVSDYTREHIYYRSLQHPEGTTRDTLTMHDYLWRWDTDWFWCSRAFGAQNPTIRRMWPDGLLRSSFYWKIVGADKRWDLADRIEAHHGRPARERVVQDVEVTTDKVPEFLEWFFNASEIQPVWLCPIKLAEESSSLTTRGNVLSSDVALADGAGSHPWPLYPLSVGDVWVNIGFWSSVPVDLTDDPQPGAFNRIIERKIRDLGGHKSLYSEAFYSEKEFSDLYGGSIPEMVKTIYDPHHRFPGLFDKAVGGK comes from the coding sequence ATGACTTTGCGTGACCATCTCCGCCCCTCCGCTATTGTCGACGCCTCCACTCTTGGCGCTACCGCTCGGTCTGCGGCGGAAGGACTATCCCGTGCTGCGATCTCTGGAGTTTCCCGAGTGGGCAGCCATATCGGGGTTGATCCCGATATCGTTCCCGGACCACAGGGCGGTCTTCCTCCGGAGGAATTAACTGCAGCGCACTGGGGTAATGGGTCCCGCCGCGTCATCGATCCTATTGGGTGGTTTGAGCACCAAAAAGGTATCGATGAGCTTCAGAAATCTTTTGACGCTATTCCGTCACAGGCCCAGGTGAGGTTGGCAAAGAAAACTTCCAACCTTTTCCGCTCTCGAACAGTAACAAAGGCGCCCGGTTTGAACGTCGAGGGCCTCGGCCGGGTCATTGCCGTGGATACCAAGGCACAGACTGCCGACGTTCAAGGCATGTGTACATATGAAAACCTCGTGGATACCTTACTTCCGTTTGGTTTCGCGCCCTATGTTGTACCCGAGTTGAAGACAATCACGTTGGGCGGGGCTATTACCGGTATGGGCGTGGAGTCCAGCTGTTTCCGCAATGGTTTGCCGCATGAGTCCGTCATCGAGATGGATATTCTCACAGGCACGGGCGATATCGTGACCTGCAGTCCCGTCGAGAATGTTGATCTTTTCCGTGCTTATCCCAATTCGTATGGTTCATTAGGTTATGCGGTTCGAATCAAAATAAAGATTGAAAAAATTAAGCCATTCGTGGAGCTTAGGCATGTTCGCTTTCACGACCTCACCTCTATTGCAGCGGCTATTGACAGCATTGTTTCCAGCCATGAATACGACGGCGAGCCTGTCGATTATGTAGACGGCGTGGTGTTTTCCCCTACCGAGGGCTATTTGGTCTTGGGACGCCAATCGTCGGACGTTCCGCCCCGAGTATCCGATTACACGCGCGAGCACATTTATTACCGGTCCCTGCAGCACCCCGAGGGCACGACACGCGACACGCTGACAATGCACGATTATTTATGGCGATGGGATACGGACTGGTTCTGGTGCTCGCGCGCGTTTGGTGCGCAAAACCCCACCATCCGTCGGATGTGGCCTGATGGGCTTTTGCGGTCGTCGTTCTATTGGAAAATTGTGGGGGCCGACAAGCGGTGGGATTTGGCAGACCGGATTGAGGCCCACCATGGCCGCCCCGCCCGTGAGCGCGTCGTTCAAGATGTCGAAGTGACCACGGATAAGGTCCCGGAGTTCCTGGAGTGGTTCTTTAACGCCAGCGAAATCCAGCCTGTGTGGCTCTGCCCGATCAAGCTGGCAGAAGAATCGTCATCCTTAACGACGCGCGGCAATGTGTTGTCGTCCGATGTCGCTCTGGCTGATGGCGCTGGTTCCCATCCGTGGCCGCTGTACCCGCTGTCTGTGGGTGACGTGTGGGTCAATATCGGATTTTGGTCCTCGGTGCCCGTGGATTTGACGGATGATCCTCAACCTGGCGCGTTTAATCGCATCATTGAACGAAAGATCCGAGATCTGGGTGGGCATAAGTCGCTGTATTCGGAGGCTTTTTACTCAGAAAAGGAATTCTCTGATCTCTACGGCGGTAGTATTCCAGAAATGGTCAAGACCATTTATGATCCACATCACCGTTTCCCTGGCCTTTTTGACAAAGCAGTAGGCGGAAAATAG